A genome region from Methylorubrum populi includes the following:
- the msuE gene encoding FMN reductase, whose protein sequence is MPARIVAFSGNTHRPSRTRTLVEAVAAELSRLRPIDLKLYDLVDAGTGIAVASRSALPLPAARIVEGIESADALIVGSPVYKGSYAGLFKHLIDFVAPDALVGKPVVLTATGGGPRHALVVEHSLRPLFGFFSAQTAPTSVYAGDTEIAEGRVSDAIVRARVAQAAAELARLIDAAPGAVAPAALPAAAAR, encoded by the coding sequence ATGCCTGCACGGATCGTTGCCTTTTCCGGCAACACGCACCGCCCCTCCCGCACCCGCACCCTGGTCGAGGCGGTGGCCGCCGAACTATCGCGCCTGCGCCCGATCGACCTGAAGCTCTACGATCTGGTCGATGCCGGCACCGGGATCGCGGTCGCGAGCCGCTCGGCCCTACCGCTTCCGGCGGCGCGGATCGTCGAAGGGATCGAGTCGGCCGACGCGCTGATCGTCGGCTCGCCGGTCTACAAGGGCAGCTATGCCGGCCTGTTCAAGCACCTGATCGACTTCGTCGCCCCGGACGCGCTCGTCGGCAAGCCGGTGGTTCTGACCGCGACCGGCGGCGGCCCGCGCCACGCGCTGGTGGTCGAGCATTCCTTGCGCCCGCTGTTCGGCTTCTTCTCGGCGCAGACGGCGCCGACCTCGGTCTATGCCGGCGACACCGAGATCGCCGAGGGGCGCGTCTCCGACGCGATCGTGCGCGCCCGGGTGGCGCAGGCCGCGGCCGAACTCGCCCGGCTCATCGACGCGGCGCCCGGCGCCGTCGCACCCGCGGCGCTGCCCGCCGCCGCCGCGCGCTGA
- a CDS encoding aliphatic sulfonate ABC transporter substrate-binding protein, whose product MLHRRRFLAALAATGTTLGARVSRAVEPGMLRIGYQKNGILAVAREQAAIEAALKPQGVGVRWVEFSFGPPLLEALSLGAIDFGQTGDAPPIFAQAAGAGLVYAAAQPGGGSGSAILLPKGSTVATLADLKGKRVAFAKGSSAHNLTVAALEKAGLSYRDITPVLLAPADGAAAFAGGTIDAWTVWDPYFAIAEEGGGARILAQAPDITPTNNFFLANGDFVRARPEVLNAALAALGAVAVWCEANRGSVAASLSKVTGVPLPATRRAVERIRFVIAPMDAAVTAEQQRIADRFHALGVIPRPVRVSDIVRAPAAAPDKPRNDG is encoded by the coding sequence ATGCTCCACCGCCGCCGCTTCCTCGCCGCCCTCGCCGCGACCGGCACCACGCTTGGCGCGCGCGTCTCCCGAGCCGTCGAGCCCGGCATGCTGCGCATCGGCTACCAGAAGAACGGCATTTTGGCCGTCGCCCGGGAGCAGGCGGCGATCGAGGCCGCCCTCAAGCCGCAGGGCGTGGGCGTGCGCTGGGTCGAGTTCTCGTTCGGCCCGCCGCTCCTGGAAGCCCTGAGCCTCGGCGCGATCGATTTCGGCCAGACCGGCGACGCGCCGCCGATCTTCGCCCAGGCCGCGGGCGCGGGCCTCGTCTACGCGGCGGCTCAGCCCGGGGGCGGCTCCGGTTCGGCCATCCTGCTGCCGAAGGGCTCGACCGTCGCCACGCTCGCCGACCTCAAGGGCAAGCGCGTCGCCTTCGCCAAGGGATCGAGCGCGCACAACCTCACCGTCGCCGCCCTCGAGAAGGCGGGCCTGTCCTACCGCGACATCACCCCCGTCCTGCTCGCCCCCGCCGACGGCGCGGCGGCGTTCGCCGGCGGCACGATCGACGCCTGGACGGTGTGGGATCCCTACTTCGCCATCGCCGAGGAGGGGGGCGGCGCGCGCATCCTGGCGCAGGCCCCCGACATCACGCCCACCAACAACTTCTTCCTGGCGAACGGAGACTTCGTGCGAGCGCGGCCGGAGGTGCTGAACGCGGCGCTCGCGGCGCTCGGCGCGGTCGCGGTGTGGTGCGAGGCCAACCGTGGCAGCGTCGCGGCGAGCCTGTCGAAGGTCACCGGCGTGCCGCTGCCCGCCACGCGGCGGGCGGTGGAACGCATCCGCTTCGTGATCGCGCCGATGGATGCGGCGGTCACCGCCGAGCAGCAGCGCATTGCCGACCGCTTCCACGCCCTCGGCGTGATCCCGCGCCCGGTGCGGGTGTCCGACATCGTCCGGGCGCCGGCCGCGGCGCCCGACAAGCCCCGGAACGACGGGTGA
- a CDS encoding MFS transporter: protein MVSLPILALAVASFGIGTTEFVIMGLLPEVARDFGVTIPQAGHLVSGYAMGVVVGAPLVAMATAPLPRKAALLALMAVFTLGNLACALAPSYGLLMAARVATAFAHGAFFGIGAIVARNLVPREKRTQAVSLMFAGLTLANVLGVPLGTALGQALGWRATFWAVVAIGLAAGAAIALALPGGMPGTRGGLAREFRALGRWPVLRPMLVSTLSSVSFFTVFTYIAPFLLTVTHLSPGGVTGALFAAGVGLTVGNLAGGWLADRSLMRTVLGSFAGLIAVLAAFAWVAPFAGPALAVLVLWSGLAFALVSPLQVWVVEAASDAPNLASTLNQGAFNLGNALGAWLGGTALTLGAGYAELPALAAGVSVLGLGLAATAVARPVWPSLAGSQGRS, encoded by the coding sequence ATGGTATCCCTGCCGATCCTCGCGCTGGCCGTTGCCTCCTTCGGCATCGGCACGACCGAGTTCGTCATCATGGGCCTTCTGCCGGAGGTGGCGCGCGACTTCGGCGTCACGATCCCGCAGGCGGGCCATCTCGTCTCGGGCTACGCGATGGGCGTGGTGGTCGGCGCGCCGCTCGTGGCCATGGCGACCGCGCCGCTGCCGCGCAAGGCCGCCCTGCTCGCGCTGATGGCGGTGTTCACGCTGGGCAATCTCGCCTGCGCCCTGGCCCCGAGCTACGGGCTGCTGATGGCGGCCCGGGTCGCCACGGCCTTCGCCCACGGTGCCTTCTTCGGCATCGGCGCCATCGTCGCGCGCAACCTCGTGCCGCGGGAGAAGCGGACGCAGGCCGTCTCGCTGATGTTCGCCGGGCTGACGCTGGCCAACGTGCTGGGCGTCCCGCTCGGCACCGCGCTCGGTCAGGCTCTGGGCTGGCGCGCGACCTTCTGGGCGGTGGTCGCCATCGGGCTCGCGGCGGGCGCGGCCATCGCGCTGGCCCTGCCCGGCGGGATGCCGGGGACGCGCGGCGGGCTGGCCAGGGAATTCCGGGCGCTCGGGCGCTGGCCGGTGCTGCGGCCGATGCTGGTCTCGACCTTGTCCTCGGTGAGCTTCTTCACCGTGTTCACCTACATCGCGCCGTTCCTGCTCACCGTGACACACCTTTCCCCCGGCGGGGTGACGGGCGCGCTGTTCGCGGCGGGCGTCGGCCTCACCGTCGGCAACCTCGCCGGCGGCTGGCTCGCGGATCGAAGCCTGATGCGCACGGTGCTCGGCAGCTTCGCCGGGCTGATCGCGGTGCTCGCGGCGTTCGCATGGGTCGCGCCCTTCGCCGGTCCGGCGCTCGCGGTGCTGGTGCTGTGGAGCGGGCTCGCCTTCGCCCTGGTCTCGCCGCTCCAGGTCTGGGTGGTGGAGGCGGCGAGCGACGCCCCGAACCTCGCCTCGACCCTGAATCAGGGCGCGTTCAACCTCGGCAACGCGCTCGGCGCCTGGCTCGGCGGCACCGCGCTGACGCTCGGCGCGGGCTACGCCGAACTGCCGGCCCTGGCGGCCGGGGTCTCGGTGCTCGGTCTCGGCCTGGCCGCCACGGCGGTGGCGCGGCCCGTGTGGCCGTCCCTGGCCGGAAGCCAGGGGCGGTCGTGA
- a CDS encoding ATP-binding cassette domain-containing protein, protein MSAALPVGNAFAGDRTTGLALTLRGLTKSFDGGATVIRGLDLHVPAGQFVAVVGRSGCGKSTLLRLILGLEEPSAGRVTINGGAGNGAGQSKKIMFQEPRLLPWARVADNVAVGLGRETGRAERRKRALAVLDEVGLAEKAGDWPATLSGGQRQRVALARALVSRPALLALDEPLGALDALTRIEMQAMIERIWAAQGFTAILVTHDVGEAVALADRILVVEKGAIALDVDVDVPRPRRRGDPALAELEGRILERLLGHRA, encoded by the coding sequence ATGTCCGCTGCCTTGCCCGTCGGGAACGCGTTCGCCGGAGACCGCACCACCGGCCTCGCCCTCACCCTGCGCGGCCTGACGAAAAGCTTCGACGGGGGCGCCACCGTCATCCGCGGTCTCGATCTGCACGTGCCCGCGGGCCAGTTCGTGGCCGTGGTCGGCCGCTCGGGCTGCGGCAAGAGCACCCTGCTGCGCCTGATCCTCGGCCTCGAAGAGCCGAGCGCCGGCCGCGTGACGATCAACGGCGGGGCAGGAAACGGCGCGGGGCAATCGAAAAAAATCATGTTCCAGGAGCCGCGGCTGCTGCCCTGGGCGCGGGTCGCCGACAACGTCGCGGTCGGGCTCGGGCGCGAGACCGGCCGCGCCGAGCGGCGCAAGCGGGCGCTGGCGGTGCTCGACGAGGTCGGCCTCGCGGAAAAGGCCGGCGACTGGCCCGCGACGCTGTCCGGCGGCCAGCGCCAACGGGTGGCGCTCGCCCGCGCCCTGGTCAGCCGCCCGGCCCTGCTCGCGCTGGACGAGCCCCTGGGCGCGCTCGACGCGCTCACCCGCATCGAGATGCAGGCGATGATCGAACGGATCTGGGCGGCCCAGGGCTTCACCGCGATCCTCGTCACCCACGATGTCGGCGAGGCGGTGGCGCTCGCCGACCGCATCCTCGTGGTCGAGAAGGGCGCCATCGCCCTCGACGTCGATGTGGACGTGCCGCGCCCCCGCCGCCGCGGCGACCCGGCTCTGGCCGAACTCGAAGGCCGCATCCTCGAACGGCTCCTCGGCCACCGCGCCTGA
- a CDS encoding metal ABC transporter permease, with amino-acid sequence MLRTMRTALAVAALTTLAGAAQAEPELKRVRGTIESSDANSVTVKTNEGKSETIQLGGAKFAWVVKSSLDQIKEGTFIGTATKGENPMTALEVVLFPEAMRGTAEGHYAWDAIPDHTAGAGAGPVVKSSMTNGTVKAAGAGAGGAPKVKSSMTNATVSGSTGSGSSGERTLTVTYDKDGSKTIVVPPKAPIVAFEQADRSILTPGGKIFAVTAKDGTKLDGKLVAVGKDGLTPPM; translated from the coding sequence ATGTTACGCACGATGCGGACCGCCCTGGCGGTCGCCGCCCTGACGACGCTCGCGGGTGCGGCCCAGGCCGAGCCGGAACTCAAGCGGGTGCGCGGCACGATCGAGAGCAGCGACGCCAACTCGGTCACGGTCAAGACCAACGAGGGCAAGTCCGAGACGATCCAGCTCGGCGGCGCCAAGTTCGCCTGGGTGGTGAAATCCAGCCTCGACCAGATCAAGGAGGGTACCTTCATCGGCACCGCCACCAAGGGCGAGAACCCGATGACGGCGCTCGAAGTGGTGCTGTTCCCCGAAGCCATGCGCGGCACGGCGGAAGGCCACTACGCCTGGGACGCGATCCCCGACCACACGGCGGGAGCGGGCGCCGGGCCGGTCGTGAAGAGTTCCATGACCAACGGCACCGTGAAGGCCGCCGGCGCCGGCGCGGGGGGCGCCCCGAAGGTCAAGAGCTCGATGACCAACGCGACCGTGTCCGGCAGCACCGGCTCCGGCAGTTCGGGCGAGCGCACGCTGACCGTGACCTACGACAAGGACGGCTCGAAGACGATCGTGGTGCCGCCCAAGGCGCCGATCGTCGCCTTCGAGCAGGCCGACAGGTCGATCCTGACCCCGGGCGGGAAGATCTTCGCGGTCACGGCCAAGGACGGGACCAAGCTCGACGGCAAGCTCGTCGCCGTCGGCAAGGACGGCCTCACCCCGCCGATGTAA
- a CDS encoding ABC transporter permease subunit, with product MADSAALRSLPGRASKEAAPTARRPPRLPVGRLLPWLLPTLVIAGWQAAASLGLVSTRFMPAPLDVAAAGWRLAQTGELWENLWVSFARAAAGFLIGGGIGLAFGLANGLSNLSEKLTDTTLQMVRNIPHLSLIPLVILWFGIDEGAKLFLVALGVFFPVYANTLHGIRSVDPHLMEMGRVYGMNRRALFRRVLLPGAMPSIFVGVRYALGIMWLTLIVAETISANSGLGYMAMQAREFMLVDVVVLAILIYAALGKLADSLTRALERTCLAWNPAYRNT from the coding sequence ATGGCCGATTCAGCCGCCCTCCGATCGCTTCCCGGCCGCGCCAGCAAGGAGGCGGCGCCGACGGCACGCCGCCCGCCGCGCCTGCCCGTGGGCAGACTGCTGCCCTGGCTGCTGCCGACCCTCGTCATCGCCGGCTGGCAGGCGGCGGCCTCGCTCGGGCTGGTCTCGACCCGGTTCATGCCCGCCCCCCTCGACGTCGCCGCCGCGGGCTGGCGCCTCGCCCAGACCGGGGAGCTTTGGGAGAACCTGTGGGTGAGCTTCGCCCGCGCCGCGGCCGGCTTCCTGATCGGCGGCGGCATCGGGCTGGCCTTCGGGCTCGCCAACGGGCTGTCGAACCTCTCGGAAAAGCTCACCGACACCACGCTGCAGATGGTGCGCAACATCCCGCACCTGTCGCTGATCCCGCTGGTGATCCTGTGGTTCGGCATCGACGAGGGGGCCAAGCTGTTCCTCGTGGCGCTCGGCGTGTTCTTCCCCGTCTACGCCAACACCCTGCACGGCATCCGCTCGGTCGATCCGCACCTGATGGAGATGGGCCGGGTCTACGGCATGAACCGGCGCGCGCTGTTCCGGCGGGTGCTGCTGCCGGGCGCGATGCCGTCGATCTTCGTCGGCGTCCGCTACGCGCTCGGCATCATGTGGCTGACGCTGATCGTCGCCGAGACGATCTCGGCCAATTCCGGCCTCGGCTACATGGCGATGCAGGCCCGCGAGTTCATGCTGGTCGACGTCGTGGTGCTGGCGATCCTGATCTACGCCGCCCTCGGCAAGCTCGCCGACAGCCTGACCCGGGCGCTGGAGCGCACCTGCCTCGCCTGGAACCCGGCCTACCGCAACACCTGA